A portion of the Pseudarthrobacter defluvii genome contains these proteins:
- a CDS encoding nuclear transport factor 2 family protein yields the protein MGQARDVMDRLMAAMDAKDRETLAACFAVDAVLRTPGQGDIRGRDTIADYFFHFWEAMPDVRYERTATHEAGDVAVVEGFVLGTNTGQLGLPNGGTLPPTGRQVRVRSCDVAAVEAGVIISHHAYFDQMELLGQLGLLPEPAQG from the coding sequence ATGGGACAGGCACGCGACGTCATGGACCGGCTGATGGCGGCCATGGACGCAAAGGACAGGGAGACACTGGCGGCCTGCTTCGCCGTCGACGCCGTTCTCCGGACTCCCGGCCAAGGCGACATCCGCGGCCGGGACACGATCGCGGACTACTTCTTCCACTTCTGGGAAGCCATGCCGGACGTCAGGTACGAACGGACAGCCACGCATGAGGCCGGGGACGTGGCCGTGGTGGAGGGCTTTGTGTTGGGCACGAACACCGGGCAGCTGGGCCTCCCCAACGGCGGGACCCTGCCGCCAACCGGACGGCAGGTCAGGGTGCGGAGCTGCGATGTGGCCGCGGTGGAAGCAGGCGTGATCATCTCGCATCACGCCTACTTCGACCAGATGGAACTCCTGGGCCAGCTGGGGCTGCTGCCCGAGCCGGCCCAGGGGTAA
- a CDS encoding LutC/YkgG family protein, with translation MTAREDILARIRTALQDSPEAPQIPREYRSESGMETEELIELLVDRLVDYKAQVAVVAEAEVPATIASLLEGARSYVVPEGLDGGWLEGMDDARSRRRVDSAGEPLSVTDLDGTDAVVTGSAVAVAETGTIILDGSANQGRRAISLVPDHHICVVKAADIAGILPEALRRIDGTRPITMISGPSATSDIELERVEGVHGPRRLDVIIAR, from the coding sequence ATGACCGCACGCGAAGACATTCTTGCCCGGATCCGCACAGCACTGCAGGACAGCCCCGAGGCGCCGCAGATCCCCAGGGAGTACCGGTCCGAGTCCGGAATGGAAACAGAAGAGCTGATCGAACTCCTGGTGGACCGGCTGGTGGACTACAAGGCGCAGGTGGCCGTGGTAGCCGAGGCCGAGGTGCCTGCCACGATCGCGTCGCTCCTTGAGGGGGCGCGCAGCTACGTGGTCCCCGAAGGGCTCGACGGCGGCTGGCTGGAAGGGATGGACGACGCCCGGTCCCGGCGCCGCGTGGATTCAGCGGGGGAGCCCCTCAGCGTCACAGACCTGGACGGGACCGACGCCGTGGTGACCGGCAGTGCCGTGGCCGTGGCCGAGACGGGAACCATCATCCTGGACGGCAGCGCCAACCAGGGCCGGCGGGCCATCAGCCTGGTCCCGGACCACCACATCTGCGTGGTGAAAGCCGCGGACATCGCCGGCATCCTGCCCGAGGCGCTGCGCCGGATCGACGGGACCCGGCCCATCACCATGATCAGCGGGCCGAGTGCCACCAGCGACATCGAGCTGGAACGCGTGGAGGGGGTCCACGGCCCGCGCAGGCTGGACGTCATCATTGCCCGCTAA
- a CDS encoding helix-turn-helix transcriptional regulator encodes MWEERAERARREIAAMAAGGMDLADLYTAALAVVQREVPFEQGCWAGVDPDSMAMTTITNWQPWPVGERQFEEYFLRFAQSEYTGQEPSTFVELLRRPRPVARISDVPHRDVVRSVRINDLLRPLGLEHELRAAFRVDEACWGVGSIFREGGRDFTDREVEFLSAVTATLAAATRAVVRVAHPTGPAAVGPVIVLAGLHGDLRAATPAAASWLAAVEDAAPGRFSQTLYAVVAQAHAAASGTARARMRDAGNNWVMLQASRLITGDDPEQMVVTVEPATTHELAGLLLMAYGVTARERDVCLEVLSGNPTAEIARHLFISPHTVHDHLKSVFEKVGVGSRGELVARLVA; translated from the coding sequence ATGTGGGAGGAGCGCGCGGAGCGTGCCCGGCGGGAGATCGCCGCCATGGCTGCAGGCGGGATGGACCTGGCAGACCTCTACACCGCGGCGCTCGCCGTCGTGCAGCGGGAGGTGCCGTTCGAGCAGGGGTGCTGGGCCGGCGTCGACCCCGACTCGATGGCGATGACCACCATTACCAACTGGCAGCCGTGGCCGGTGGGCGAACGCCAGTTCGAGGAGTACTTCCTCCGCTTTGCCCAGTCCGAATACACGGGCCAGGAGCCCAGCACCTTCGTCGAGCTCCTGCGGCGCCCGCGTCCGGTCGCCAGAATCTCGGACGTGCCGCACCGGGACGTGGTCCGCAGCGTCCGCATCAATGACCTCCTTAGGCCCCTGGGACTGGAGCACGAGCTGCGTGCCGCCTTCCGGGTGGACGAGGCGTGCTGGGGAGTGGGCAGCATCTTCCGGGAAGGCGGCCGCGACTTCACGGACCGGGAGGTGGAGTTCCTCAGTGCAGTAACCGCCACCCTGGCTGCCGCGACCCGGGCTGTTGTCCGCGTGGCGCACCCAACGGGACCAGCCGCCGTCGGGCCCGTCATTGTCCTGGCAGGGCTGCACGGCGACCTGCGCGCGGCCACGCCCGCCGCCGCCTCCTGGCTTGCCGCGGTGGAGGATGCCGCACCCGGCCGCTTCAGCCAGACGCTCTATGCGGTGGTGGCGCAGGCGCATGCCGCAGCGTCCGGCACGGCGCGCGCCAGGATGCGCGACGCCGGGAACAACTGGGTGATGCTGCAGGCCAGCCGGCTGATTACCGGCGATGATCCGGAACAGATGGTGGTCACGGTGGAGCCCGCCACCACCCACGAGCTCGCCGGCCTGCTGCTGATGGCGTACGGCGTGACCGCCCGCGAGCGGGACGTTTGCCTGGAGGTACTGTCCGGAAACCCGACCGCGGAGATCGCCCGGCACCTGTTCATTTCCCCGCACACGGTCCACGACCACCTGAAGTCGGTCTTTGAGAAGGTGGGCGTGGGCAGCCGCGGGGAGTTGGTGGCCCGGCTCGTGGCCTGA
- a CDS encoding GNAT family N-acetyltransferase, translating to MDFRLRQATPEDAEAVVLMQTLAHEECYPHLLSADFFERRRATIPERVARRREFLARDEPRILAFDADNQLVGYADAGPGREDDAPEALELYAIYTLRRTYGTGLVAALVSAAVGSGPAYLWVLENNPRALAFYRKLGFRPDGKRNTLPPEWEALPEFRLVRRAQP from the coding sequence ATGGACTTTCGACTTCGCCAGGCCACGCCGGAGGATGCCGAGGCGGTGGTGCTCATGCAGACGCTGGCGCACGAGGAATGCTACCCGCACCTGCTCTCGGCCGACTTCTTTGAGCGGCGCAGGGCCACCATCCCGGAACGGGTGGCGCGGCGGCGTGAATTCCTGGCCAGGGATGAGCCGCGGATCCTCGCCTTCGACGCCGACAACCAGCTGGTGGGCTACGCGGATGCCGGCCCCGGCCGGGAGGACGATGCCCCCGAGGCGCTGGAGCTCTACGCCATTTACACACTCCGGCGCACCTACGGGACGGGGCTGGTCGCAGCCTTGGTGAGCGCTGCTGTCGGATCCGGCCCGGCCTACCTGTGGGTGCTGGAGAACAATCCCCGGGCCTTGGCCTTTTACCGGAAGCTGGGCTTCCGGCCGGACGGCAAGCGCAATACCCTGCCGCCGGAATGGGAGGCGCTGCCCGAGTTCCGGCTGGTGCGGCGGGCGCAGCCCTAG
- a CDS encoding FAD-binding dehydrogenase — MDADVIIIGGGLAGLVACNELVRAGKRVAIVEQENEANLGGQAFWSLGGLFLVDTPMQRRLGVKDSFELAWQDWQGSAQWDRLSGHLPEDEWARQWGRAYVEFAAGEKRKWLHQQGIRFTPLVGWAERGDGRAGGQGNSVPRFHVPWGTGTGVSGPFADKAREAASAGSVRFFFRHRVDGLTYDGGTVTGVRGSVLAPDASPRGVSSTRKVVGDFDLRAQAVVVASGGIGGNHDQVRRWWPTRLGTPPKKMVTGVPQHVDGRMLDIAEQSGVRLVNRDRMWHYTEGIQNWNPVWPNHAIRILPGPSSLWFDALGRRLPSPGLPGYDTLGTLNLLRTTPDIQQYDHSWFILNQRIIEKEFALSGSEQNPDITNRDLKLLLRTRLGAGAGAPIESFKEHGADFVVADTLADLVRGMNGLTEQPLLDYAQVLRQIEERDAEVRNPYSKDAQVAGIRNSRRFLGDRLFRTVKPHRILDPKAGPLIAVRLHVVTRKTLGGIQTNLSGQALGHDAALIPGLYAAGEAAGFGGGGAHGYNALEGTFLGGCIFTGLTVGRSLAAAL; from the coding sequence ATGGACGCGGACGTCATCATCATCGGCGGCGGGCTGGCCGGGCTGGTGGCCTGCAACGAGCTGGTCCGGGCGGGCAAGCGTGTGGCCATCGTGGAGCAGGAGAATGAGGCCAACCTGGGCGGACAGGCGTTCTGGTCCCTGGGCGGGCTCTTCCTGGTGGACACGCCCATGCAGCGCCGCCTGGGCGTGAAGGATTCCTTCGAACTGGCATGGCAGGACTGGCAGGGATCGGCGCAGTGGGACCGGCTGTCCGGCCACCTTCCCGAGGATGAGTGGGCGCGGCAGTGGGGCCGCGCGTACGTGGAGTTCGCCGCCGGCGAGAAGCGCAAGTGGCTGCACCAGCAGGGCATCCGGTTCACGCCGCTGGTGGGCTGGGCCGAGCGCGGTGACGGCAGGGCCGGCGGCCAAGGCAACTCGGTCCCCCGCTTCCACGTCCCGTGGGGCACCGGTACCGGCGTGTCCGGGCCGTTCGCGGACAAGGCCCGGGAGGCGGCTTCCGCAGGCAGCGTCCGGTTTTTCTTCCGGCACCGGGTGGACGGTTTAACGTACGACGGCGGCACGGTCACCGGGGTGCGGGGCTCGGTACTGGCACCTGACGCGTCCCCGCGCGGGGTGTCATCGACCCGGAAGGTAGTTGGCGACTTCGACCTGCGGGCGCAGGCGGTGGTGGTCGCATCGGGCGGGATCGGCGGCAACCACGACCAGGTGCGCCGGTGGTGGCCCACACGGCTGGGCACGCCGCCAAAGAAAATGGTCACCGGGGTGCCGCAGCACGTGGACGGCCGGATGCTGGACATCGCAGAGCAGTCCGGCGTCCGGCTGGTGAACCGCGACCGCATGTGGCACTACACGGAGGGCATTCAGAACTGGAACCCCGTCTGGCCAAACCACGCCATCCGCATCCTGCCCGGCCCTTCCTCCCTGTGGTTCGATGCGCTGGGCCGGCGGCTCCCCTCCCCCGGCCTGCCCGGCTACGACACCCTGGGCACCCTGAACCTCCTGCGGACCACCCCGGACATCCAGCAATACGACCATTCCTGGTTCATCCTCAACCAACGCATCATCGAAAAGGAGTTCGCCCTCTCCGGTTCCGAGCAGAACCCGGACATCACCAACCGCGACCTCAAGCTGCTGCTCCGGACCCGGCTGGGTGCCGGCGCCGGTGCTCCCATCGAGTCGTTCAAGGAGCACGGCGCGGACTTCGTGGTGGCGGACACCCTGGCAGACCTGGTCCGCGGGATGAACGGGCTGACCGAGCAACCGCTGCTGGACTACGCACAGGTGCTGCGGCAGATCGAGGAGCGCGACGCCGAGGTCCGGAACCCCTACTCCAAGGACGCCCAGGTGGCGGGCATCCGCAACAGCCGCCGCTTCCTGGGCGACCGGCTCTTCCGGACGGTGAAACCGCACCGGATCCTGGACCCGAAGGCCGGGCCGCTGATCGCGGTGCGGCTGCATGTGGTCACGCGGAAAACCCTCGGCGGGATCCAGACCAACCTGTCAGGCCAGGCACTGGGACACGACGCCGCCCTCATCCCGGGCCTCTATGCCGCCGGCGAGGCGGCCGGGTTCGGCGGCGGGGGCGCCCACGGCTACAACGCCCTCGAAGGTACCTTCCTGGGCGGCTGCATCTTTACCGGCCTCACGGTGGGCCGCAGCCTCGCCGCCGCGCTCTGA
- a CDS encoding CPBP family intramembrane glutamic endopeptidase has product MAASIRRHQLPWYFGLAFFLSWGAIVAAVWAVTGGLSPTPEQFQRTIPATVPAMLLGPAVASLVLTGVVSGRAGYRDLRARLLTWRVEAHWYLVALLVAPAALAVPVLVLWISSPNYAPRIATEPDRTGILVLAVVLGLVAGLLEEIGWTGFAIPRARQHYSILWTGVLVGAAWGAWHFFVNYWGGGGTNGGVPLAVFMPLWFAAVLFGQLTAYRVLMVWVYDHTGSILVAALMHASLTAFQFILNPLTPGIPQQVYPWGQAASMWLLVAAVALTSRGEMAGPRRFLPIHVRSLHKPRRRRR; this is encoded by the coding sequence GTGGCGGCTTCGATACGCAGGCACCAGCTGCCGTGGTACTTCGGCCTTGCCTTTTTCCTGTCCTGGGGCGCCATCGTAGCGGCCGTGTGGGCGGTCACTGGAGGACTGTCGCCTACACCGGAACAGTTCCAGCGCACCATCCCCGCCACGGTTCCGGCCATGCTGCTGGGGCCCGCAGTGGCCAGCCTGGTCCTGACCGGTGTCGTGTCGGGGAGGGCCGGGTACCGTGACCTCCGGGCGCGGTTGCTCACCTGGCGGGTGGAGGCGCACTGGTACCTCGTCGCCCTGCTGGTCGCGCCCGCGGCGTTGGCGGTGCCCGTGCTGGTGCTGTGGATCTCCTCCCCGAATTACGCGCCGCGGATCGCCACGGAACCGGACAGGACCGGGATCCTCGTCTTGGCGGTTGTGCTGGGACTGGTGGCCGGGCTCCTCGAAGAGATCGGCTGGACGGGGTTCGCCATCCCCAGGGCCAGGCAGCACTACAGCATTCTCTGGACGGGGGTCCTGGTGGGGGCGGCGTGGGGCGCCTGGCACTTCTTCGTGAACTACTGGGGTGGGGGCGGGACCAATGGCGGAGTGCCGCTGGCCGTCTTCATGCCGCTGTGGTTTGCCGCGGTCCTCTTCGGGCAATTGACTGCCTACCGGGTGCTCATGGTCTGGGTCTACGACCATACGGGGAGCATCCTGGTGGCGGCGCTGATGCACGCCAGCCTGACGGCCTTCCAGTTCATCCTCAACCCGCTGACACCTGGAATCCCCCAGCAGGTCTACCCTTGGGGGCAGGCGGCATCGATGTGGCTACTGGTTGCCGCCGTGGCACTGACGAGCCGGGGCGAGATGGCGGGTCCGCGGCGGTTCCTGCCCATTCACGTCCGGTCACTGCACAAGCCCCGGCGGAGGCGGAGGTAG
- a CDS encoding pyruvate, water dikinase regulatory protein → MTNDALTTAALRPVYFLSDSTGITAETLGNTLLTQFPVDNFDRVTIPFITTEEQARSVVRTIDNLAATGPQPLVFSTAVSSEIRQILAGCKGAMVDLIGTHVGVLEQALGTPASGEPGRAHGLGNAARYQSRMAAVEYAMEHDDGQSLRALEKAQVILVAPSRCGKTPTTMYLALQHGIFAANFPLVDEDFQRDGLPKPLRPFVSKCFGLSSNPLRLSQIRTERRPSSPYASLRQCGFELRSAEQLYVSHRIPYLNSATVSVEEMAATILQRMNLKH, encoded by the coding sequence ATGACCAATGATGCTCTGACCACTGCTGCCCTGCGGCCTGTCTACTTCCTGTCGGACAGTACCGGTATCACCGCGGAAACGCTGGGCAATACGCTGCTGACCCAGTTCCCGGTGGACAACTTCGACCGCGTCACCATTCCCTTCATCACCACCGAGGAGCAGGCCCGGTCCGTGGTGCGGACCATCGACAACCTGGCCGCCACCGGGCCGCAGCCGCTGGTCTTTTCCACCGCCGTGAGCAGCGAAATCCGGCAGATCCTGGCCGGCTGCAAGGGCGCCATGGTGGACCTGATCGGCACCCACGTGGGTGTGCTGGAGCAGGCGCTGGGCACCCCTGCCAGCGGTGAACCGGGCAGGGCGCACGGGCTGGGGAACGCCGCGCGCTACCAGTCCCGGATGGCGGCAGTGGAGTACGCCATGGAGCACGACGACGGCCAGAGCCTGCGTGCGCTGGAAAAGGCCCAGGTGATCCTGGTGGCCCCGTCCCGGTGCGGCAAGACGCCCACCACCATGTACCTGGCCCTGCAGCACGGGATCTTCGCCGCGAACTTCCCGCTGGTGGATGAGGACTTCCAGCGGGACGGGCTGCCCAAGCCGCTGCGGCCTTTCGTGTCGAAGTGTTTCGGCCTGTCCTCCAACCCGCTGCGCCTGAGCCAGATCCGCACCGAACGGCGCCCCAGCTCGCCGTATGCGTCCCTGCGGCAGTGCGGGTTTGAGCTGCGCAGCGCCGAGCAGCTGTACGTCTCGCACCGGATCCCGTATTTGAACTCGGCCACCGTCTCCGTGGAGGAGATGGCGGCCACCATCCTGCAGCGGATGAACCTGAAGCATTAG
- a CDS encoding potassium channel family protein — translation MDIEGVLFTAVGAALILLMIADVFLTLLYPHGSGPVGRTIMRVFWRVSRKVRGGASSVAAPLAMAAVIAAWAALAAVGWALLYLPHLPGGFSYSADIPRQADFAEALYISLVALSTAGFGEIVAIHPVLRLVMAFQAVAGFGLLTATVSWILQTYPALSRRRALAHQLNLFREAAGPSGIASLEPRHAAGLLESMAENVASVSIDLRSFNETYYFHEVEQRGSLPATLAYAYGLASEAQGSDNPELRFAGRMLYAALDDLAEVLRGKFGHVGDTSSDVFDHYELHHRHRQPTKRRP, via the coding sequence ATGGACATCGAAGGCGTGCTTTTCACAGCGGTGGGCGCAGCGCTGATCCTGCTGATGATCGCCGACGTCTTCCTGACGCTGCTGTACCCGCATGGCTCGGGTCCGGTGGGCCGGACCATTATGCGGGTGTTCTGGCGGGTCTCAAGGAAAGTCCGGGGCGGGGCCTCCTCCGTGGCCGCGCCGCTGGCCATGGCTGCCGTCATCGCGGCGTGGGCTGCCCTGGCCGCGGTGGGCTGGGCGCTGCTGTACCTTCCGCACCTGCCGGGCGGCTTCTCCTACTCAGCCGACATTCCCCGGCAGGCCGACTTTGCCGAGGCGCTCTACATTTCGCTGGTGGCCCTTTCCACCGCGGGGTTCGGCGAAATCGTGGCCATCCACCCGGTCCTTCGGCTGGTGATGGCCTTCCAGGCCGTTGCGGGTTTTGGCCTGCTGACCGCCACGGTTTCCTGGATCCTGCAGACCTACCCCGCGCTGAGCCGGCGCCGGGCGCTTGCCCACCAGCTGAACCTGTTCCGGGAAGCGGCTGGACCCTCCGGCATCGCCTCCCTTGAACCCCGCCATGCAGCGGGGCTGCTGGAATCGATGGCGGAGAACGTGGCCTCCGTGAGCATCGATCTCCGGTCCTTCAACGAGACTTATTACTTTCACGAGGTGGAGCAGCGGGGTTCGCTTCCGGCAACCCTTGCCTACGCCTATGGGCTCGCCTCCGAGGCCCAGGGCAGCGACAACCCGGAACTCCGGTTTGCCGGCAGGATGCTCTACGCCGCGCTGGATGACCTGGCCGAGGTGCTGCGCGGGAAGTTCGGCCACGTGGGAGACACCTCCTCGGATGTCTTCGACCACTACGAGCTCCATCACCGGCACCGGCAGCCGACGAAGCGGCGACCGTGA
- a CDS encoding slipin family protein — translation MDPTTLVVIVVVILLLIVARMAVRIVRQFEKGVLFRLGRVVGVREPGLQLIIPVIDRLQLVSLRIVTMPIQSQGIITQDNVSVDVSAVAYYRVVDAVKSVVAIENVAAAIDQIAQTTLRKVVGQHTLDQTLSETARINADIRQILDVLTVEWGVEVTLVELKDIQLPESMKRAMAKQAEAEREKRAKIIAAEGEAIAAAALGDASDTMMAHPLALQLRNLQSLVEIGVDKNTTVVFPAPLMSTISELSAFLAREGQAASAGSTSPIKAA, via the coding sequence ATGGACCCCACCACATTGGTTGTCATCGTCGTGGTCATCCTGCTGCTCATCGTCGCGCGGATGGCTGTCCGGATTGTGCGCCAGTTCGAGAAGGGCGTGCTCTTCCGGCTTGGCAGGGTGGTCGGTGTGAGGGAGCCCGGCCTGCAGCTGATCATCCCGGTGATCGACCGGCTGCAGCTGGTCAGCCTGCGGATCGTCACCATGCCCATCCAGTCCCAGGGCATCATCACCCAGGACAACGTCAGCGTGGACGTCTCAGCCGTGGCGTACTACCGCGTGGTGGACGCCGTGAAGTCGGTCGTCGCCATCGAGAACGTGGCCGCGGCCATCGACCAGATCGCCCAGACCACGCTGCGGAAAGTTGTAGGCCAGCACACCCTGGACCAGACCTTGTCGGAGACCGCGCGTATCAACGCTGATATCCGCCAAATCCTGGATGTGCTCACGGTCGAGTGGGGCGTCGAAGTCACGCTGGTGGAGCTGAAGGACATCCAGCTGCCCGAGAGCATGAAGCGCGCCATGGCCAAGCAGGCGGAGGCGGAACGCGAGAAGAGGGCTAAGATCATCGCCGCCGAAGGTGAAGCCATCGCCGCAGCCGCCCTCGGCGACGCCTCCGACACCATGATGGCCCACCCGCTGGCACTGCAGCTCCGCAACCTGCAGTCCCTGGTGGAGATCGGCGTGGATAAGAACACCACGGTGGTCTTCCCTGCCCCGCTGATGAGCACCATTAGCGAACTGTCCGCCTTCCTGGCCCGGGAAGGCCAGGCGGCATCCGCAGGCAGCACGTCACCCATCAAGGCGGCCTGA
- a CDS encoding DinB family protein gives MASHFHSMDDVINEPERIQFEFFLDEHRAALNQCLDGLTEEQARRRLVPSRTTLLGLVKHATFVEKVWFDEAFTGRPRSEIGIPATPDESFILADGDTIDSIRAAHREACAASRAAAAPQSLDGVVTGNRRGPVPLRWVYLHMLRELAQHCGHADILREQILAEDNVRRTP, from the coding sequence ATGGCATCCCACTTCCACTCCATGGACGACGTCATCAATGAGCCCGAGCGCATCCAGTTCGAGTTCTTCCTCGACGAGCACCGGGCCGCGCTCAACCAATGCCTGGACGGCCTGACCGAGGAGCAGGCCCGGCGCCGGCTGGTTCCCTCCCGGACCACCCTGCTGGGACTGGTGAAGCACGCCACCTTCGTGGAGAAGGTCTGGTTCGATGAGGCGTTCACCGGCCGCCCGCGCAGCGAGATCGGCATCCCGGCCACGCCGGACGAGTCGTTCATCCTGGCCGACGGCGACACCATCGACTCCATCCGTGCCGCGCATCGGGAAGCCTGCGCCGCCTCCCGGGCCGCGGCCGCTCCACAAAGCCTGGACGGTGTGGTGACCGGCAACCGGCGCGGGCCCGTCCCGCTCCGCTGGGTCTACCTGCACATGCTGCGCGAACTGGCCCAGCACTGCGGCCACGCGGACATCCTCCGCGAGCAGATCCTTGCAGAGGACAACGTCCGCAGGACCCCGTAG
- the ppsA gene encoding phosphoenolpyruvate synthase produces MTTDVLWFSELGLKDLDKVGGKNASLGEMVQNLTSAGVQVPDGFATTADAYRRFLSDSGLDQKIADRLVGLDTDDVTALAAAGQEIRTLVRETPFLPDFEAQVREAYQQLVDKHAGSEDLSWAVRSSATAEDLPDASFAGQQETFLNVRGIGNILQAIKDVFASLYNDRAIAYRVHHKFEHAEVALSAGIQRMVRSDVGASGVMFTMDTESGFKDAVFVTSSYGLGEAVVQGAVNPDEFYVYKPALEAGRPAILKRGLGEKALQMTYTNSSEIGRTIDFVPVEESQRKRFSLTDDDVEQLARHAVAIEKHYGRPMDIEWGKDGTDGGLYILQARPETVQSRRAPGSMSRFRLNESGSVLVEGRAIGQRIGAGKVRILTSIDQMASFQTGDVLVADMTDPDWEPIMKRASAIVTNRGGRTCHAAIIARELGIPAVVGTGNATDALSDGQEVTVSCADGETGAIYQGLLDFSVEETGITNLPEAPVKVMMNVGTPEQAFTFAQLPNHGVGLARLEFIINRQIGIHPKALLNLDSQPEDVAAEIRERISAYASPREYYIKRLAEGVATIAAAFAPEPVIVRMSDFKSNEYANLIGGPAYEPHEENPMIGFRGASRYLEPSFRDCFDLECEALSFVRNEMGLTNVKLMIPFVRTLDEAQGVIELLAENGLRRGENGLEVIMMCELPSNALLADEFLEHFDGFSIGSNDMTQLTLGLDRDSAIVANSFDERDAAVKKLLSMAIKACRAREKYVGICGQGPSDHPDFAEWLVQEGVNSVSLNPDTVVDTWIRLAGASEETPRVAAAAGA; encoded by the coding sequence ATGACGACAGACGTTCTGTGGTTCTCTGAACTCGGACTCAAGGACCTGGACAAGGTGGGCGGCAAGAACGCCTCCCTGGGCGAGATGGTCCAGAACCTGACGTCCGCCGGCGTCCAGGTCCCGGACGGCTTCGCCACCACGGCCGACGCCTACCGCCGGTTCCTGTCCGATTCCGGGCTGGACCAGAAGATCGCCGACCGCCTGGTGGGGCTGGACACCGATGACGTGACCGCCCTGGCCGCAGCCGGCCAGGAGATCCGGACCCTTGTTCGCGAGACGCCCTTCCTGCCGGACTTCGAGGCCCAGGTCCGCGAGGCCTACCAGCAGCTGGTGGACAAGCATGCCGGCTCCGAGGACCTGTCCTGGGCCGTCCGCTCCAGCGCCACTGCAGAGGATCTTCCCGATGCCTCCTTCGCCGGGCAGCAGGAAACCTTCCTGAACGTGCGCGGCATCGGGAACATCCTGCAGGCCATCAAGGACGTCTTCGCCTCGCTCTACAACGACCGCGCCATCGCCTACCGCGTGCACCACAAGTTTGAACACGCCGAAGTGGCACTCTCGGCGGGCATCCAACGCATGGTGCGTTCCGACGTCGGCGCTTCCGGCGTCATGTTCACCATGGACACCGAGTCCGGCTTCAAGGACGCCGTCTTCGTCACCTCCTCCTACGGGCTGGGCGAGGCAGTGGTGCAGGGCGCCGTGAACCCGGACGAGTTTTACGTCTACAAGCCCGCCCTGGAGGCAGGCCGCCCGGCGATCCTCAAACGCGGGCTGGGCGAGAAGGCCCTGCAGATGACGTACACCAACAGCAGCGAGATCGGCCGCACTATCGACTTCGTGCCCGTGGAAGAGTCCCAGCGCAAGCGCTTCAGCCTGACGGACGACGACGTGGAGCAGCTTGCGCGGCACGCCGTCGCCATTGAGAAGCATTACGGCCGTCCCATGGACATTGAGTGGGGCAAGGACGGGACCGACGGCGGCCTGTACATCCTGCAGGCCCGTCCGGAGACCGTGCAGTCCCGCCGCGCTCCCGGCAGCATGAGCCGGTTCCGCCTGAACGAAAGCGGGTCCGTGCTGGTGGAGGGGCGTGCCATCGGCCAGCGGATCGGCGCCGGCAAGGTCCGGATCCTCACCTCCATCGACCAGATGGCCTCGTTCCAGACCGGCGACGTGCTGGTGGCGGACATGACCGACCCCGACTGGGAACCGATCATGAAGCGCGCCTCCGCCATCGTCACCAACCGCGGCGGACGCACCTGCCACGCTGCCATCATCGCCCGCGAACTGGGGATCCCCGCCGTCGTCGGAACCGGGAACGCCACCGACGCCCTGTCCGACGGCCAGGAAGTCACCGTGTCCTGCGCCGACGGTGAGACCGGCGCCATCTACCAGGGCCTGCTGGACTTCAGCGTGGAGGAAACCGGGATCACCAACCTGCCCGAGGCGCCGGTGAAGGTGATGATGAACGTAGGCACCCCGGAGCAGGCGTTCACCTTCGCCCAGCTGCCCAACCACGGCGTGGGCCTGGCCCGGCTGGAGTTCATCATCAACCGGCAGATCGGTATCCACCCCAAGGCACTGCTGAACCTGGACAGCCAGCCGGAGGACGTGGCCGCCGAGATCCGTGAGCGGATCAGCGCCTACGCCAGCCCGCGCGAGTACTACATCAAGCGGCTGGCCGAGGGTGTGGCCACCATCGCCGCGGCGTTCGCGCCGGAGCCGGTGATCGTGCGCATGTCCGACTTCAAGTCCAACGAGTACGCCAACCTCATCGGCGGCCCGGCCTATGAGCCGCACGAAGAGAACCCGATGATCGGCTTCCGCGGCGCCTCCCGCTACCTGGAGCCGTCCTTCCGCGACTGCTTCGACCTTGAGTGCGAGGCCCTGTCCTTTGTCCGCAACGAGATGGGCCTGACCAACGTCAAGCTGATGATCCCCTTCGTGCGGACCCTGGACGAGGCGCAGGGCGTCATCGAACTGCTCGCCGAGAACGGCCTGCGCCGCGGCGAGAACGGCCTGGAAGTGATCATGATGTGCGAGCTGCCGTCCAACGCGCTGCTCGCCGACGAGTTCCTGGAGCACTTCGACGGCTTCTCCATCGGCTCCAACGACATGACGCAGCTGACCCTGGGCCTGGACCGCGACTCGGCGATCGTGGCCAACAGCTTCGACGAGCGGGATGCGGCCGTGAAGAAGCTGCTCAGCATGGCCATCAAGGCGTGCCGGGCCCGCGAAAAGTATGTCGGCATCTGCGGCCAGGGCCCCAGCGACCACCCCGACTTCGCCGAATGGCTGGTCCAGGAAGGCGTCAACTCCGTCTCGCTCAACCCGGACACCGTGGTGGACACCTGGATCCGGCTCGCCGGCGCGTCGGAGGAGACTCCGCGTGTTGCCGCTGCTGCCGGCGCATAG